One genomic region from Coregonus clupeaformis isolate EN_2021a unplaced genomic scaffold, ASM2061545v1 scaf0013, whole genome shotgun sequence encodes:
- the LOC121546274 gene encoding UPF0606 protein KIAA1549-like, whose product MLRPPGRDPIKPPPPPPVTEVPSNRPTTTTKATTVTTTTPGTLASITQIPPAQAPPGRQYLCNVTKPDMYLVRVVLPKSGSTVGFGQVRDILKREFNRSVELQFLRTPSSFAFRAVAGPLIFTAMSVINALRQSTRSSSSFPTVSPLYGVPDHKYQIHSVLQFVPSHVDVRVCNFSERVERGLLMAFTETRRRAHEVGNVTVQLLNITMGQAKPQGDQKVPVDITFAVRDGRGYLLGSEVSGHLRLLSTVEFSFYLGFPALQIAEPFHYPELNVSHHLRSSWVRTVLLGVQEQTVTERSFKARLERRLALLLEEGLGEGTKRPRWKRSTAVGNNSLQVVRVSRLAGSGRSLEVVYFVEGPGGERVPADTTAATLNRLELQRAAIVLGHRVQRPLAQPVETLTVPPSETQSSSVWLIVGVVVPVLLAIFIIIILYWKLCSSEKLEFQPDAINTIQQRQKLQAPSVKGFDFAKLHLGQHSKDDIMVIQEPGTLPVPIKEASPSEGGDLNTPKSKGSSTKAARANRRRGRLSPSDGDSLGSDQSSGRESAEETTRHVATPHEGKPHRNKTPKNGRNKMVPPTGSGPDELLSSSSIFDHVDRLSRGSSDGRGHQANKVQLIAMQPRPSPPQHSHSPTITERVSAEVALRHKSEIEHHRNKLRQRAKRRGQCEFPSMDDILDAFGQAQEEAGQGGCPQRLYSSAHDHMDSILHPDHPSPPTPGESRKRGRCSPRGRRRQQGNGSLPDTDRLTDRDRLLTDHSATYRKYPGLNNVAYMSDPDLPPDHSSPSPNDEVFDHAPPLPPYVPPQPSIEEARQQMHSLLDDAFALVSPSSQGSVSVGVTQVSPALQSPTPSPQTRPSRQWGSYPAAPTHSPFSARYAELGMSPSSVQALLQRQGLGSGAYVTAEEQQLQESVYANRGQFEEPPSSSRPRPVGGSTGAQLHHLTQVGLSSRISAYPGVGRSVSGPTGSSWNQQPLDQDLSRPGASRESVLSFPEFSSAVFQMPSSSLGDHSVPPMLLAPPTPEFPLDESSPSAQSSASLIKAIREELRRLAQKQVAVAGSYS is encoded by the exons ATGCTGCGACCTCCAGGGAGGGACCCCAtaaaaccaccaccaccaccacctgtgACCGAGGTCCCCAGCAACCGACCGACGACCACTACCAAGGCAACCACTGTTACCACGACAACCCCTGGCACCCTGGCGAGCATCACCCAGATTCCCCCAGCCCAGGCCCCTCCGGGACGCCAGTACCTGTGTAACGTCACCAAGCCTGACATGTACCTGGTCAGAGTGG TCCTGCCTAAGTCTGGCTCCACTGTGGGCTTTGGCCAGGTCAGGGACATCTTGAAGAGGGAGTTCAACCGCTCAGTGGAGCTGCAG TTCCTGAGAACTCCGTCTAGCTTTGCGTTCCGTGCTGTGGCGGGACCTCTGATCTTCACCGCCATGTCTGTCATCAACGCTCTGCGCCAATCAACACGaagctcctcctccttccccactGTCTCACCCCTCTATGGCGTACCTGATCACAAGTACCAGATACACTCTG tGCTGCAGTTTGTGCCCAGTCACGtggatgtgcgtgtgtgtaactTCAGTGAGCGAGTGGAGAGAGGACTGCTGATGGCCTTCACGGAGACACGCAGACGCGCACATGAAGTTGGCAACGTTACTGTACAG CTTCTGAACATCACCATGGGTCAGGCCAAGCCACAGGGTGACCAGAAGGTTCCGGTGGACATCACATTTGCGGTGCGTGATGGGCGGGGCTACCTGTTGGGGTCAGAAGTCAGCGGTCACCTGAGACTCCTCAGCACGGTGGAGTTCAGCTTCTACCTGGGCTTCCCCGCGCTGCAGATCGCTGAAC CCTTCCACTACCCCGAGCTGAACGTTTCTCACCATCTACGCTCCTCCTGGGTCCGCACAG tGTTACTGGGTGTCCAGGAGCAGACGGTGACTGAGCGGAGCTTCAAGGCTCGTCTGGAGCGCCGTCTGGCCCTGCTGCTGGAGGAGGGGCTAGGGGAGGGGACTAAACGACCCCGCTGGAAGAGATCCACCGCCGTGGGTAACAACAgcttacag GTGGTGCGTGTGTCGAGACTGGCAGGTTCAGGGCGTTCTCTGGAAGTGGTGTATTTCGTGGAGggaccagggggagagagagttcctGCTGATACCACCGCTGCCACCCTCAACCGCCTGGAGCTGCAACGGGCTGCCATCGTACTGGGGCACCGCGTCCAGAGACCCCTTGCCcaac CTGTGGAGACCCTGACAGTGCCCCCGTCTGAGACTCAGAGCAGCAGTGTCTGGCTGATTGTGGGGGTGGTGGTGCCTGTCCTGCTGgctatcttcatcatcatcatcctctacTGGAAACTGTGCAGCTCGGAGAAGCTGGAGTTCCAGCCTGATGCCATCAACACCATCCAACAGAGACAGAAG ctgcaGGCTCCCAGTGTGAAGGGGTTTGACTTTGCCAAACTCCACCTGGGGCAGCACAGTAAGGATGACATCATGGTGATCCAGGAACCTGGTACCCTCCCTGTGCCCATCAAAGAGGCCTCCCCCTCTGAGGGAGGGGATCTCAACACTCCCAAATCCAAGGGCTCCTCCACCAAGGCTGCCCGCGCTAACCGCCGTAGGGGGAG ACTATCCCCGTCAGATGGTGACTCGTTAGGTAGCGACCAATCGAGTGGCAGAGAGTCTGCAGAGGAGACCACCAGACATGTGGCCACGCCCCACGAGGGGAAACCGCACCGAAACAAAACGCCCAAGAATG GGAGGAATAAGATGG TCCCTCCCACGGGCAGCGGTCCAGATGAGctgctctcctcttcctccatctttGACCACGTGGACCGTCTGTCCCGAGGCTCGTCTGACGGCAGGGGTCACCAGGCCAACAAGGTCCAGTTGATCGCCATGCAACCCCGGCCCAGCCCACCACAACATTCACACAGCCCCACCATCACAGAGAGGGTCAGCGCAGAG GTGGCTCTGAGACATAAGTCGGAGATCGAGCACCACAGGAACAAGCTACGTCAGCGGGCTAAGAGGCGGGGCCAGTGTGAGTTCCCCTCTATGGATGACATCCTGGATGCCTTCGGACAGGCGCAGGAGGAGGCAGGGCAGGGAGGTTGTCCCCAGCGCCTCTACAGCTCAGCCCATGACCACATGGACAGCATCCTGCACCCCGACCACCCCTCGCCCCCCACCCCAGGGGAATCCAGGAAGAG GGGGAGGTGCTCTCCTCGGGGCCGGCGGAGGCAGCAGGGAAACGGCAGTCTGccagacacagacagactgacGGACAGAGACCGCCTGCTCACAGACCACAGCGCCACCTACAGGAAATACCCTGGACTCAACAATGTGGCCTACATG tcggACCCGGACCTACCTCCAGACCACAGCAGCCCCTCCCCTAACGACGAGGTGTTTGACCACGCCCCTCCCCTGCCCCCCTACGTGCCGCCCCAGCCGTCCATCGAGGAGGCGCGGCAGCAGATGCACTCCCTATTGGACGATGCCTTCGCCCTGGTGTCGCCCTCCTCCCAGGGCAGCGTCAGTGTCGGGGTAACGCAGGTCAGCCCCGCCCTGCAAAGCCCCACTCCCTCCCCACAGACACGCCCATCACGCCAGTGGGGCTCCTACCCCGCAGCCCCCACACACAGCCCCTTCTCTgcg AGGTATGCAGAGTTAGGGATGTCTCCCTCGTCAGTACAAGCCCTGTTGCAGAG gcAGGGCCTGGGTTCGGGGGCCTATGTTACTGCAGAGGAGCAGCAGCTGCAGGAGTCTGTCTACGCCAACAGAGGTCAGTTTGAAgagcctccctcctcctccagacCTCGGCCTGTTGGGGGGAGCACAG GTGCTCAGCTGCATCACCTGACACAGGTGGGCTTGTCGAGCCGGATCAGTGCGTACCCCGGGGTGGGCCGCAGCGTCTCTGGGCCAACAGGCTCCAGCTGGAACCAGCAGCCTTTAGACCAGGACCTCTCCAGACCTGGAGCCAGCAGGGAGAGT